One genomic region from Reichenbachiella ulvae encodes:
- a CDS encoding putative glycoside hydrolase family 15 protein: MKRLYIASLVLATASYGLFSCESKREVKEEKVVQTEAKQKTTVERISARSYPSIFQAWYGIDMPEQYPTETLEQRLDAAAKHDLLWEEPLSQLGEGVDLVLGLEWAGTHDGLSDTFDPESLAKAKANKARLLEKNPNMVLLFEVRWRDAPSSFLPKDSPWWLRNKNGEIEKGWLGGWEPFYLLNYDNPEFQDNVARQCKLALESGVYDGVMFDWSGHLDIIKKTRAAIGQEGLIIVNIHDDIEDGEKYAPYINGSFMELNPIDDKSLEVKGILGGDTNRNGRKWKKMREALTFFESHFQAPVINCLETWGNRDDLSRMRAVTTLGLTHSDGYTLYADPNPLKTPDHYHDWYPFWDVELGNPLTKVTTREDGAFQREYTKGTVIYNEWQNGPVTIQFEQKRKRASDGSVDQTFELDDRDGDIFLSLN, translated from the coding sequence ATGAAAAGACTATATATAGCCAGTCTGGTACTTGCAACTGCCAGCTATGGATTGTTCTCCTGCGAGAGCAAGCGTGAAGTCAAGGAAGAAAAAGTTGTTCAAACAGAAGCCAAGCAAAAAACTACAGTAGAAAGAATATCTGCCAGAAGCTACCCTTCTATCTTTCAGGCATGGTATGGAATAGACATGCCAGAGCAGTACCCTACCGAAACTTTGGAGCAGAGATTGGATGCAGCTGCCAAACATGACCTCCTTTGGGAAGAACCCTTGAGTCAACTGGGAGAAGGTGTTGATTTAGTCTTGGGGCTGGAATGGGCTGGAACACACGATGGTCTTTCTGACACCTTTGATCCTGAAAGCCTGGCAAAGGCAAAAGCCAATAAAGCTCGATTGCTGGAAAAGAACCCTAATATGGTACTGCTTTTTGAGGTCAGATGGAGGGATGCACCTAGCAGTTTCTTACCCAAAGACAGTCCATGGTGGCTCAGGAACAAAAATGGAGAAATTGAAAAAGGCTGGCTAGGAGGCTGGGAGCCATTTTACTTGCTCAACTATGACAATCCCGAATTTCAAGACAATGTCGCCAGACAATGCAAACTAGCTCTGGAATCAGGAGTCTATGATGGCGTCATGTTTGACTGGAGCGGGCACCTTGACATCATCAAAAAAACACGAGCTGCTATTGGTCAGGAAGGGCTGATCATAGTCAACATCCACGATGATATCGAAGATGGGGAAAAATATGCGCCCTACATTAATGGCTCTTTTATGGAGCTGAACCCTATTGATGACAAATCCCTAGAGGTGAAAGGCATTTTGGGAGGTGACACGAACCGTAACGGAAGAAAATGGAAAAAAATGAGAGAGGCACTCACCTTCTTCGAAAGCCATTTTCAAGCACCAGTGATCAACTGCCTGGAAACATGGGGCAACAGAGACGACCTGTCTCGAATGCGAGCAGTCACAACGCTGGGCCTCACCCATTCCGATGGATATACCCTATATGCAGATCCTAATCCATTGAAAACACCCGACCACTATCATGATTGGTATCCCTTTTGGGACGTAGAATTGGGTAATCCGCTTACGAAAGTTACCACCAGAGAGGATGGTGCATTCCAGCGTGAATACACAAAGGGCACCGTCATCTACAACGAATGGCAAAATGGCCCAGTCACCATCCAATTCGAACAAAAAAGAAAAAGAGCATCTGACGGTTCTGTGGACCAAACCTTTGAACTAGATGATCGCGATGGTGACATCTTTCTTTCACTCAACTAA